Within Micromonospora parathelypteridis, the genomic segment ACGCGCGCAGGTCGGGCTCGGTCCGGCCGAACGCCATCTGCGCGATGTCCAACTGCTTCATCCAGGGCGCCACCCACAGGCCGCCCTGCTCGATGCAGCCGCAGCGCAACGTCGGGAAGCGGTCGAAGACACCGTCGAGCACGAGCATCGTCAGGAACGTCTGCGGCGGGACCTGCATCCCCATGTAGTCCTTGGACCGGATGTTCTCGCCGCCGCCGAGGAAGTCGGCCGGCGGGGTCCGCCCGTTGTTGCGGTACGCGTCCGGCACCAGAGCGCCGCCCGTACAGACGTGCAGGAAGAACGGCATGTCGGCGTCCTGGAGGGTGGCCCAGAAGCGGTCGTACGCGGGGTGCGCCGGAGAGAACTCCGGCGGTGCGACGGAGGGCACGATGACTCCGTCGCAGCCGAGCTCGATCGCGGCCTCCAGCTCGGCAACGCTGCGCTCCGGATCGGCGAGGGGTACGAATCCGACGGGCAGCAGCCGCCGGTCGACCGAACACCAGTCGACGATCGCGCGGTTCAGGGCGCGGGTGCCCCCGTACATCAGCTCGGGGTGTTCGTAGTACCAGAACTGTTCACTCGCGACCGTGCTGAAGACCAACTGCGCCGAGAATCCGAGCAGGTCCAGGGCGCGGCTGCGTTCGCCGGCGTCGGTGCCGCCGAAGCTCTCCCAGCCCTTCATGGTCATGAGAGTCTGCTCGGCCTGCGCACGGCGTTCCTGGTCGTCGTAGCGGTGCCGGATGTCGGTCTCGGCGCGGCGCGCCCGCTGCACCTTGTCCGCGCCAAAGGAGCGGAGAAGCTCGCGTGCGGAGGGCTCGGCGTACTCGGTGAGCCAGCCTTCCCGCTCCATCACGTGGCTGTCGGCGTCGTAGTAGACCCGACCTTCTGCGTACGGCATCAGGCACTCTCCTTCAACTCGAACTCCCGGTGGACGTTAGAGCGGATCGACACCCTTCGGTGTACTGGCGCAACGCAGCGGCTGCGGCCGTGTTAGCGACCGGTTAGCAGCGGGATCGGC encodes:
- a CDS encoding amidohydrolase family protein, whose translation is MPYAEGRVYYDADSHVMEREGWLTEYAEPSARELLRSFGADKVQRARRAETDIRHRYDDQERRAQAEQTLMTMKGWESFGGTDAGERSRALDLLGFSAQLVFSTVASEQFWYYEHPELMYGGTRALNRAIVDWCSVDRRLLPVGFVPLADPERSVAELEAAIELGCDGVIVPSVAPPEFSPAHPAYDRFWATLQDADMPFFLHVCTGGALVPDAYRNNGRTPPADFLGGGENIRSKDYMGMQVPPQTFLTMLVLDGVFDRFPTLRCGCIEQGGLWVAPWMKQLDIAQMAFGRTEPDLRALSMRPSDFVRRQVKFTAFFVEPLDWLIEQAGPDLFMFGTDFPHTEGGTDPLGAAEKFLAGSDEKVKDRFFAGNFAELMGSRVAKVRP